Proteins found in one Choloepus didactylus isolate mChoDid1 chromosome 3, mChoDid1.pri, whole genome shotgun sequence genomic segment:
- the LOC119529002 gene encoding probable ribosome biogenesis protein RLP24, with amino-acid sequence MRMEKCYFFSASIYPGHNMMFVHNDCKKFRFYKSKCHKNFKKKHNTHKVRCTKAFQKAAGKELTMDNSCEFEKRRNEPVKYQQEVRNKTIGAMKRVEEIKQKSQAKFIMNRLKKNKELWKVQDIKEVKENIHLIWAPLAGKGKQLEEKMVLQLQQDVDMEDIS; translated from the coding sequence ATGCGTATGGAGAAGTGTTATTTCTTTTCAGCATCAATCTATCCTGGCCACAACATGATGTTTGTCCACAACGATTGTAAGAAGTTCAGATTCTATAAATCCAAATgtcataaaaactttaaaaagaagcataatactCACAAGGTCAGGTGTACTAAAGCATTCCAGAAGGCAGCTGGTAAAGAGCTTACAATGGATAATTCATGTGAGTTTGAAAAACGTAGAAATGAACCTGTCAAGTACCAGCAAGAGGTAAGGAATAAAACTATTGGTGCGATGAAGAGAGTTgaagaaattaaacagaaatCCCAAGCTAAATTTATAATGAAcaggttaaagaaaaataaagaactatGGAAAGTTCAGGACATCAAAGAAGTCAAGGAAAACATCCATCTTATCTGGGCTCCTCTTGCAGGCAAAGGAAAGCAGCTAGAAGAAAAAATGGTATTGCAATTACAACAGGATGTGGACATGGaagatatttcttaa